The Shinella zoogloeoides genome includes a region encoding these proteins:
- a CDS encoding aspartate aminotransferase family protein, with product MNVHNKPNAPVLDSYWMPFTANRQFKAAPRLLASAEGMYYTSTDGRTVLDGTAGLWCCNAGHGRRQIAAAVERQLTQMDFAPSFQMGHPIAFDFAERLAEIAPGPEGAKLDRVFYTGSGSESVDTALKIAIAYQRAIGQGTRTRLIGRERGYHGVGFGGISVGGIVNNRRVFPQLAGSDHLRHTHDLSKNAYVKGQPEHGAELADDLERLVALHGAETIAACIVEPVAGSTGVLIPPKGYLEKLRAICDRHGILLIFDEVITGFGRLGAAFATDYFGVTPDLVTTAKGLTNGAIPMGAVFASRKVHDALMHGPENAIELFHGYTYSGHPAACAAGIATLDIYRDEGLFTRGAELQDAWHTAMHSLKGLPHVIDIRTIGLIAGIELAPRDGAPGARAYDVFVDCFEKGLLIRVTGDIIAFSPPLIAEKKHFEDIVSILGDALKRAA from the coding sequence ATGAACGTTCACAACAAACCCAATGCGCCGGTGCTCGACAGCTACTGGATGCCGTTTACCGCCAACCGCCAGTTCAAGGCCGCGCCGCGCCTGCTCGCGAGCGCCGAGGGCATGTATTACACCAGCACCGACGGCCGCACGGTCCTCGACGGCACCGCGGGCCTCTGGTGCTGCAACGCCGGCCACGGCCGCCGGCAGATCGCCGCCGCCGTCGAGCGCCAGCTGACGCAGATGGATTTCGCGCCGTCCTTCCAGATGGGCCATCCGATCGCCTTCGACTTCGCCGAGCGGCTCGCGGAAATCGCGCCCGGCCCTGAAGGCGCGAAGCTCGACCGCGTGTTCTACACGGGCTCCGGCTCCGAATCGGTCGACACGGCCCTGAAGATCGCCATCGCCTACCAGCGCGCCATCGGCCAGGGCACGCGCACGCGCCTCATCGGCCGCGAGCGCGGCTATCACGGCGTCGGCTTCGGCGGTATCTCGGTCGGCGGCATCGTCAACAACCGCCGCGTCTTCCCGCAGCTTGCCGGCTCGGATCACCTGCGCCACACGCATGACCTCTCCAAGAACGCCTATGTGAAGGGCCAGCCGGAGCATGGCGCGGAACTGGCCGACGACCTCGAACGTCTCGTCGCCCTGCATGGCGCGGAAACCATCGCGGCCTGCATCGTCGAACCCGTCGCCGGCTCCACCGGCGTCCTCATTCCGCCGAAGGGCTATCTCGAAAAGCTGCGCGCGATCTGCGACAGGCACGGCATCCTCTTGATCTTCGACGAAGTGATCACCGGCTTCGGCCGCCTCGGCGCCGCCTTCGCCACCGACTATTTCGGCGTGACGCCGGATCTCGTGACGACCGCCAAGGGCCTCACTAACGGCGCGATCCCGATGGGCGCGGTCTTCGCCAGCCGCAAGGTCCACGACGCGCTGATGCACGGGCCGGAAAACGCCATCGAGCTTTTCCATGGCTACACCTATTCCGGCCATCCGGCGGCCTGCGCGGCGGGCATCGCGACGCTCGACATCTACCGCGACGAGGGCCTCTTCACCCGCGGCGCCGAGCTGCAGGACGCGTGGCATACGGCGATGCATTCGCTGAAGGGCCTGCCGCACGTCATCGACATCCGCACCATCGGCCTCATCGCCGGCATCGAGCTGGCACCTCGCGACGGCGCACCGGGCGCGCGCGCCTATGACGTCTTCGTCGACTGCTTCGAGAAGGGCCTGCTGATCCGCGTCACCGGCGACATCATCGCCTTCTCGCCGCCGCTGATTGCCGAGAAGAAGCATTTCGAGGACATCGTCTCGATCCTCGGCGATGCCCTCAAGCGGGCAGCCTGA
- a CDS encoding cupin domain-containing protein produces the protein MSVDIGGRLRHLRLAHNLSQRELAKRAGVTNSTISLIESNASNPSVGALKRILDGIPIGLAEFFAFEPDRPRKAFYRADELTEIGKGGISYRQIGDNLFGRSLQILKECYQPGADTGKVPLVHEGEEGGIVLSGRLEVTVDDERRILGPGDAYYFESRRPHRFRCVGPVPCEVISACTPPTF, from the coding sequence ATGTCGGTCGATATCGGAGGCAGGCTGCGTCATCTGCGCCTGGCCCACAATCTCTCCCAGCGGGAGCTCGCCAAGCGCGCCGGCGTCACCAATTCGACGATCTCCCTGATCGAATCGAATGCCTCGAACCCGTCGGTCGGTGCCCTCAAGCGCATCCTCGACGGCATCCCGATCGGCCTTGCGGAATTCTTCGCCTTCGAGCCCGACCGCCCGCGAAAGGCGTTCTACCGGGCGGACGAGCTGACGGAGATCGGCAAGGGCGGCATTTCCTATCGCCAGATCGGCGACAACCTGTTCGGCCGCAGCCTGCAGATATTGAAGGAGTGCTACCAGCCCGGCGCCGATACCGGAAAGGTGCCATTGGTGCATGAGGGGGAGGAGGGCGGCATCGTGCTGTCCGGCCGCCTCGAAGTGACGGTCGATGACGAGCGCCGCATCCTCGGCCCGGGCGATGCCTACTATTTCGAAAGCCGCCGGCCGCACCGCTTCCGCTGCGTCGGCCCGGTGCCCTGTGAGGTCATCAGCGCCTGCACCCCGCCGACCTTCTGA
- a CDS encoding YegP family protein, translated as MAHKFEIYKDKAGEFRVRFKYNSEIMFSTEGYSSKASAQNAIDSIKKNGPDAPVEDNTQA; from the coding sequence ATGGCGCACAAGTTTGAAATCTACAAGGACAAGGCCGGCGAATTCCGCGTTCGCTTCAAGTACAACAGCGAGATCATGTTCTCGACGGAAGGCTATTCCAGCAAGGCCAGCGCGCAGAACGCCATCGATTCGATCAAGAAGAACGGCCCCGACGCGCCGGTCGAGGACAATACGCAGGCCTGA